The Numenius arquata chromosome 7, bNumArq3.hap1.1, whole genome shotgun sequence genome has a window encoding:
- the DPH3 gene encoding diphthamide biosynthesis protein 3 isoform X1: MAVFHDEVEIEDFEYDEETETYSYPCPCGDRFLITREDLENGEDVATCPSCSLILRVIYDQEQFMRDEVVAEPLTNKELIKC, encoded by the exons ATGGCGGTGTTCCACGATGAGGTGGAGATCGAGGACTTCGAGTACGACGAGGAGACCGAAACTTACAGCTACCCGTGTCCCTGCGGGGACCGCTTCCTCATCACGCGG GAGGACCTGGAGAACGGCGAGGACGTGGCCACCTGCCCCAGCTGCTCCCTCATTCTGCGCGTCATTTACGACCAg GAACAATTCATGCGTGATGAAGTTGTTGCAGAACCTTTGACAAACAAGGAATTGATTAAATGCTGA
- the DPH3 gene encoding diphthamide biosynthesis protein 3 isoform X2, translating into MAVFHDEVEIEDFEYDEETETYSYPCPCGDRFLITREQFMRDEVVAEPLTNKELIKC; encoded by the exons ATGGCGGTGTTCCACGATGAGGTGGAGATCGAGGACTTCGAGTACGACGAGGAGACCGAAACTTACAGCTACCCGTGTCCCTGCGGGGACCGCTTCCTCATCACGCGG GAACAATTCATGCGTGATGAAGTTGTTGCAGAACCTTTGACAAACAAGGAATTGATTAAATGCTGA